A part of Deltaproteobacteria bacterium genomic DNA contains:
- a CDS encoding DUF4340 domain-containing protein: MSLRGTLALLVALLALGGYVWFFEIRGAERKAEAEAAAKLIFHVDPATVTSLELETSDGSKAQLVRGAADSASPGWRLSAPISYPADADAVERALRALEKLSSTATIDERPADLEPFGLGASRKRVAARAGEAEPRELFLGANTPVGGGRYVELADDGKRLFVVSTGSLGGLTPSLVELRDKRLLRVATSQVQELEVLSGQTRIVRAKRTEAGWELLEPESAPADAEKIERLLDDLALARASGFEDAPRARAEYGLERPEVELVARAGDAEERLRLASRDGGHWLERAGDPVILAVNERVSSAIPRAFFAYRQKRVLTLDVEQVHALEIEFPREAQTKRLVREGEVWRLEPKGPEPKPLEVEDLLYALAALDATALENASAERKAIGLDPALAVIRARDASGGLLGELSLGDPHPELGLSALSSQGPLVWRVSNDLGREVPLSPEAFANLLLQSAPEAAPSQAQPVEPGAPASP; the protein is encoded by the coding sequence GTGAGCCTGCGTGGGACGCTCGCCCTGCTCGTCGCCCTGCTCGCGCTCGGCGGCTACGTTTGGTTCTTCGAGATCCGCGGCGCCGAGCGCAAGGCCGAGGCCGAAGCGGCCGCGAAGCTGATCTTCCACGTCGATCCCGCGACCGTGACGTCGCTCGAGCTCGAGACTTCGGACGGATCGAAGGCGCAGCTCGTGCGCGGCGCCGCGGACTCCGCGAGCCCGGGCTGGCGCCTCTCGGCGCCGATCTCCTATCCGGCCGACGCCGACGCGGTGGAGCGCGCGCTGCGCGCGCTCGAGAAGCTCTCGTCGACCGCGACGATCGACGAACGCCCCGCGGATCTCGAGCCGTTCGGTCTGGGCGCGAGCCGGAAGCGCGTGGCGGCTCGGGCTGGCGAAGCCGAGCCGAGGGAGCTGTTCCTGGGCGCGAACACGCCGGTCGGTGGCGGGCGCTACGTCGAGCTCGCAGACGACGGCAAGCGTCTCTTCGTGGTGTCGACGGGATCTCTCGGCGGGCTCACACCCTCGCTCGTCGAGCTGCGCGACAAGCGGCTCCTGCGCGTCGCGACGAGCCAGGTGCAGGAGCTCGAAGTGCTCTCCGGCCAGACGCGGATCGTGCGCGCGAAGCGAACCGAGGCCGGCTGGGAGCTGCTCGAGCCCGAGAGCGCGCCGGCCGACGCCGAGAAGATCGAGCGCCTGCTCGACGATCTCGCGCTCGCGCGCGCGAGCGGCTTCGAGGACGCGCCGCGCGCGCGCGCCGAGTACGGACTCGAGCGCCCCGAGGTCGAGCTGGTCGCGCGCGCGGGTGACGCGGAGGAGCGGCTCCGGCTCGCGAGCCGTGACGGCGGCCACTGGCTCGAGCGCGCCGGCGATCCGGTGATCCTCGCGGTGAACGAGCGCGTGAGCTCGGCCATCCCGCGAGCATTCTTCGCCTACCGCCAGAAGCGCGTGCTGACGCTCGACGTGGAGCAGGTGCACGCGCTCGAGATCGAGTTTCCGCGCGAGGCGCAGACGAAGCGGCTGGTTCGCGAGGGCGAGGTCTGGAGGCTCGAGCCGAAGGGGCCCGAGCCAAAGCCGCTCGAGGTCGAAGATCTGCTCTACGCGCTGGCCGCGCTCGACGCGACCGCGCTCGAGAACGCGAGCGCCGAGCGCAAGGCGATCGGTCTCGATCCGGCGCTCGCGGTGATCCGGGCTCGGGACGCGAGCGGCGGGCTGCTCGGCGAGCTCTCGCTCGGCGATCCGCACCCGGAGCTCGGTCTGTCCGCGCTCTCGTCTCAGGGTCCGCTGGTCTGGCGGGTGAGCAACGATCTCGGGCGCGAGGTTCCGCTCTCGCCCGAGGCGTTCGCGAATCTGCTGCTGCAGTCGGCGCCCGAAGCTGCGCCGAGCCAGGCACAGCCCGTCGAGCCTGGCGCGCCCGCTAGCCCCTGA